Within the Desulfatibacillum aliphaticivorans DSM 15576 genome, the region GTGGGCGAGCCTCCCCGCTGGAGATGGCCTAAAACCAGGGACCGGGTGTCCTTGCCGGTTTTCGCGGCGATGGACTGGGCCACCACCTCGCCGATGCCGCCCAGCACCACTTCCTGGCGGCCGGCTTCTCCCGAGCCCTTGTGAACGATACGGCCTCCCAGGGGGACGGCGCCTTCAGCCACCACCACGATGGCGTAGCGTTCCCCCATGACCTCCCCTTCCATGATTTTTTCGCAGACCAGGTCCATGTCAAAGGGAATTTCGGGGATTAAAATCACCTTGGCGCCGCCGGATACGCCGCTGTTCAAGGCGATCCACCCGGCGTTGCGGCCCATGACCTCCACCACCAGCACCCGGTCGTGGGATTTGGCCGTGGAGTGGAGCCGGTCGATGGCTTCGGTGGCGATGCTTACGGCCGTATCAAAGCCAAAGGTGACCACCGTGCCGGAGAGGTCGTTGTCTATGGTCTTGGGCACGCCAATGACCGGAATGCCTTTTTTGTGAAAATCATGGGCGATTTTCAGGCTGCCGTCGCCGCCCACGGCGATGAGGCAATCCAGGCCCAGGCGGTGAAAATTTTGCACCACCCGGTCGGAAAGATCCCGTTTTTCCACCTCGCCGGCAATGTTTTCCACCGGCATTTCAAAGGGATTGCCCTTGTTGGTGGTTCCCAGGATGGTGCCCCCCAGGTTGGAGATGTTCCGAACCTTGTTGGGATCCAGGCGAATAATGTCTTCCGTATCCAGCAGCCCGTGATAGCCCTGCTTGATGCCGTAGACTTCCCAGTTTTTATTGTAGGCGCTTAAAACCACGGCCTCAATGACCGCGTTAAGGCCCGGAGCGTCTCCGCCGCCCGTGTTGATGGCTATCCGCATTCTGTCGCTCATAGCAAGCTCCTTTCAAGGAGTGGTTAAGCCAGGACTATAAAATTATCCCATCATATGCTTGTACGCATTGATCAATCCGTTTGTGGAGGCGTCGTGGGAGTTCACGGGCCTTTCGTCTTCCAACTCCGGCAGAATCTTTTTGGCGAGCTGCTTGCCCAGCTCCACGCCCCATTGATCAAAGGAGTAGATGTTCCACAAAGCGCCCTGGACGAAAATTTTGTGCTCGTACATGGCGATGAGACTCCCCAAGGTTCTAGGAGTCAATTTTTTGAACAAGATGGAGTTGGTGGGCCGATTGCCATCAAAAACCTTGTGCGGCAAAATTTTGGCGATCTCCTCCGGCAATTTTCCTGCCGCCTCCAACTCCTTTTGCACTTCCCCGGCGGTCTTGCCGTTCATCAAGGCTTCGGTCTGGGCGAAAAAGTTGGAAAGAAGAATCTTATGATGCTCTCCTATGGGATTATGAGATTGTGCCGGCGCCAGAAAATCCGCCGGAATCATCTTGGTTCCCTGGTGGATCAGTTGATAAAAGGCGTGCTGACCGTTGGTGCCCGGCTCTCCCCAGATGATGGGACCGGTTTGCCAGGTTACGGGATTGCCGTCCCGATCCACGGACTTGCCGTTGCTTTCCATGTTCCCTTGTTGAAAATACGCCGGAAAGCGGTGCATGTATTGATCGTAAGGCAGGATGGCCTCGGTTTGCGCGTTGAAGAAATTATTGTACCAGATTCCAATCAGCGCCAGGATGACCGGGATGTTCCTTTCAAAAGGCTCCTTTTGAAAATGCACGTCCATGGCGTAGGCCCCTTTAAGGAGTTCGTGGAAATTCTCAAACCCCACGTAGCACGCGATGGACAGGCCAATGGCCGACCACAGGGAGTAGCGGCCGCCCACCCAGTCCCAGAACTCGAACATGTTTTGGGAATCGATGCCAAACTCCTCCACCGCTTCCTTGTTGGTGGACAAGGCGACAAAATGCCTGGCCACATGCTTTTTATCCCCGGCTTTTTCCAGAAACCAGGCCCGGGCCGTGTAGGCGTTGGTCATGGTCTCCTGAGTGGTGAAGGTTTTGGAGGCGATCATGAACAGGGTGGTTTCCGGGTTCAGGAGCTTGAGGGTTTCGGCGATGTGGGTTCCGTCCACATTGGAGACGAAATGGACGTTCATGTGGGGTTTGGCGTATGGCTTCAGGCATTCCGTGACCATGACGGGCCCCAGGTCGGAGCCGCCGATGCCTATGTTCACCACATCGGTTATGGCCTTGCCGGTGAAGCCTTTCCACTCTCCGGTAACAATCCGGCCGGAAAAAACCCGCATTTGCTCCAGCACCGCGCGCACATCCGGCATGACGTCTTTGCCGTCCGCCAGGACGGGCCCGTCGCCCTGACGCCGTAGGGCGGTGTGGAGCACCGCCCTGTTCTCGGTTTCGTTGATATGCTCCCCGGAGAACATGCTGTTTATCATTTCCTTGAGTCCGGCCTCGTGGGCCAGATTCAGAAGCAGCTCCAGGGTTTTGGTGGTGATCCTGTTTTTGGAGAAATCCACCAGGATGTCGTCCAAAGCCAGGGAAAAGTTATCGAACCGGCGCGGGTCTTCCTTAAAAAAGTCCCGCATATGCCGGTTTTTTATATCCTCATAATGCTTTTCAAGAAACAGCCACGCCCGGGTCTTCACCGGATTCGTCTTCTTCATCGTCTGCATCCTCCCTCTTGGCAAGGGTGATCCTGCTGTCAGCCACTTTGCATCCCTTAGGATATACAATCAGAGGGTTGATGTCCATTTCAACGATCTCAGGATGATCCGTAACCAACTGGGAAAGGCGCAGCAGGCAATCCTTGATGGCGTCGATGTCCGAAGGCGGCTTGCCCCGGAGCCCGCCCAGGATGGTGGAGGCCTTGGTGGAGCCGATCATTTCCACGGCGCTGGACTCCCACATGGGCGCCAGGCGGAAGGAAACGTCGCCGATGGCTTCCACAAAGGTGCCGCCCAGGCCGAACATGCACATGGGTCCGAAGCTGGGGTCGTTATGGGAGCCTATGATGATCTCCACGCCCTTTTCAGCCATTTGCTCCACCAGGACTCCGTCGATGACCGCGTCCTCCTTGAAAGCCTTGGCGTTGAGCAGAATCTGATCGTAGGCGGCCTGGGCCTCCTCCAGGGATTCGATGTTCAGCATCACGCCTCCGGCGTCGAACTTGTGCACAATGTCGCGGGAGATGATTTTCATGACCACGGGAGTCCCGAGCTCATCCATAATGGGCTTAACCTCTTCCGGAGAGGTCGCCACCCGATTTTGGAGCACAGGAAATCCGTAAATTTTCAGGATTTCGTTGGCTTCGGACTGAGGCAGGGTCACCCTGTCAACGTCCTTGAGCTTTTCCTTGATAATGGCGTTCACGGATTTGGAGTCCACATCGTAATGCACATACTCGCGCCGGATGTTTTCATTGGGCTCCACGTCCTTGGAAAAATGCACCATGGATTTGAGGGCGCGCACCGCTTCCTCGGGAAAGCTGTAGTTGGGGATGTTGTTCTCCTCCAGGTAGCGCACCCCCACGGACACATCCACAATGCCCATGAACGAACACAGCACCGGCTTGACCACCCCTTCCAGAACCCTGGGAACCATCTGGGCGGTTTCCAGGACGTCGGTCATCTTTTGCGGAGTGAGCACCACAATGGCGCCGTCCACGTCGCCGTCGTCCACAACCGCCCTTAAAGCGGCCTCGTAACGCTGGTAGTCCGCGTCCCCGATAACGTCAACAGGGTTATTGATGTTGGCTGTGGGGGGCAGGTTCTTGCCCAGGATGCGCCTGGTGCGCTCGCCGAATTCCGCCAGCTTCAGGCCGTGGCGCACGGCCGCGTCCGTGGTCATGATGCCGGGGCCGCCGGCGTTGGTGACAATGGCGATGCGGTTGCCCCTGGGCAAAGGCATTTGCGAAAAAGCCGTGGCGTAATGGAACATTTCGTTCACGTCTTCCACGCGCTGGATGCCGCTTTGCTGGAAAATGGCGTCGTAAGAAGCGTCGCTGCCGGCCAGGGATCCGGTGTGGGAGGAGACCGCCTTGGCGCCCTCTTCCGAACGGCCCGACTTGATGGCCAGCATGGGCTTCTTGTACTTCCAGGTGATTTTCCGGGCTACGTCCATAAACTTCCGGCCGTCTGTAATGTCCTCCAGATACATGAGGATGACGTCCGTGTCCGGATCCTGCCCCAGGTACTCCAAAAGGTCGATTTCGCTGACATCGGCCTTGTTTCCAAAGGATATGAACTTGGAAAAGCCGATGTTCCGGCCCATAGCCAAATCCAAAACCGCGGTGCACATGGCGCCGGACTGGGAGATGAACCCGATATTGCCCGGAGCAGGCATGGCCTGGGCGAAGCTGGCGTTCATGCTGAAGCCGGGAGCGGTGTTGATGATGCCCAGGCAGTTAGGGCCGATGAGACGGATTCCCCGCTCCTTGACCACGGCCTTAAGCTCGTTTTCCAGCTTAACGCCCTCACCGCCCACTTCCTTGAATCCGGCGGTGATAACAACCACGCCGCTGGCGCCCTTTTCCGCGGCCTGTTCCACAACGTCCACCACCATGGGAGCGGGTACGATGACCACGGCCATGTCCACGTCGTCCGGAATATCCTTAATCGTGGGATAAGCCCTGTTGGCGACCACGGACCGCGCGCGGGGATTGACCGGATACAACACGCCGGTGAACCCGCCCTCGATAATATTGGTCACCACGGCCCTGCCCACGCTGCCGATACGGTCTGTTGCTCCAATAACCGCAATGGATTTTGGCTCCATTATAGTCTTGATTGTCGCTGGCATGTGTTTCCTCCTGCCATATGTAGAATGCATTGTCCGCTCCGGAATTACCTTCAGCAGACATTTCCATCAGTTATTAACAGCAACCATTTTTATGTCAAACGGAAAAATAGTAGACCGGGGGAATATTGTAGGTCAAGGTTAAAAATCTATTAGACAAGGGTCATTTTTAGGGAAAAAAAACAAAAAGAAACCGCCCTTGCGGGACAAGCCCCGTTTCAACGCCCCGCAATAGCGCAGGTGATTGCAATGCCTTAAAATTCCTTAAAAAAGAGCACAGGCTGCCGAGGACCGCCCTCTACCGGCGATTACCACGGTGCAGGCTTTATTCAGGAAAGCAATAAGCTCAAAAGGAAAGGGCCCGTTCACCGGCGCGCCATATGGCGGCCTTGAACAGGCCCCAGACAGTTAGATCGCAAGACGCTAAAAGGATTTCTTAAGCAAGGGGACGCCCCCAAGGCTTAAATGTCGCTATCCAGAGTGGAGCGCTTCATCTGGGCGATGTCAAGCATGAAACTCCGGGCGGCTTCTGCGGACATGGAATACGGATTTAACTCAATGCTGGAGCAGTAGCGAAGGATGATGTCCTGGCTCACATCACCGGGATTAACATATGCCATGGACCACTTGGCAAATTCCCTTTGAAAAATTTCCCCGTAATCCAGCAGGACAACATTTGTATGACGAGGATCTGCTGCAATGGAATGATAAAGGCGGCTGATTATGTTGCGCTCGCCCTCGATCCATTGCATGAAGTGAGT harbors:
- the acs gene encoding acetate--CoA ligase alpha subunit translates to MPATIKTIMEPKSIAVIGATDRIGSVGRAVVTNIIEGGFTGVLYPVNPRARSVVANRAYPTIKDIPDDVDMAVVIVPAPMVVDVVEQAAEKGASGVVVITAGFKEVGGEGVKLENELKAVVKERGIRLIGPNCLGIINTAPGFSMNASFAQAMPAPGNIGFISQSGAMCTAVLDLAMGRNIGFSKFISFGNKADVSEIDLLEYLGQDPDTDVILMYLEDITDGRKFMDVARKITWKYKKPMLAIKSGRSEEGAKAVSSHTGSLAGSDASYDAIFQQSGIQRVEDVNEMFHYATAFSQMPLPRGNRIAIVTNAGGPGIMTTDAAVRHGLKLAEFGERTRRILGKNLPPTANINNPVDVIGDADYQRYEAALRAVVDDGDVDGAIVVLTPQKMTDVLETAQMVPRVLEGVVKPVLCSFMGIVDVSVGVRYLEENNIPNYSFPEEAVRALKSMVHFSKDVEPNENIRREYVHYDVDSKSVNAIIKEKLKDVDRVTLPQSEANEILKIYGFPVLQNRVATSPEEVKPIMDELGTPVVMKIISRDIVHKFDAGGVMLNIESLEEAQAAYDQILLNAKAFKEDAVIDGVLVEQMAEKGVEIIIGSHNDPSFGPMCMFGLGGTFVEAIGDVSFRLAPMWESSAVEMIGSTKASTILGGLRGKPPSDIDAIKDCLLRLSQLVTDHPEIVEMDINPLIVYPKGCKVADSRITLAKREDADDEEDESGEDPGVAVS
- a CDS encoding BLUF domain-containing protein, whose amino-acid sequence is MTMVRLIYTSQLSENCGVPEVRSILKAARVNNQKIGVTGLLCYDPTHFMQWIEGERNIISRLYHSIAADPRHTNVVLLDYGEIFQREFAKWSMAYVNPGDVSQDIILRYCSSIELNPYSMSAEAARSFMLDIAQMKRSTLDSDI
- the pgi gene encoding glucose-6-phosphate isomerase encodes the protein MKKTNPVKTRAWLFLEKHYEDIKNRHMRDFFKEDPRRFDNFSLALDDILVDFSKNRITTKTLELLLNLAHEAGLKEMINSMFSGEHINETENRAVLHTALRRQGDGPVLADGKDVMPDVRAVLEQMRVFSGRIVTGEWKGFTGKAITDVVNIGIGGSDLGPVMVTECLKPYAKPHMNVHFVSNVDGTHIAETLKLLNPETTLFMIASKTFTTQETMTNAYTARAWFLEKAGDKKHVARHFVALSTNKEAVEEFGIDSQNMFEFWDWVGGRYSLWSAIGLSIACYVGFENFHELLKGAYAMDVHFQKEPFERNIPVILALIGIWYNNFFNAQTEAILPYDQYMHRFPAYFQQGNMESNGKSVDRDGNPVTWQTGPIIWGEPGTNGQHAFYQLIHQGTKMIPADFLAPAQSHNPIGEHHKILLSNFFAQTEALMNGKTAGEVQKELEAAGKLPEEIAKILPHKVFDGNRPTNSILFKKLTPRTLGSLIAMYEHKIFVQGALWNIYSFDQWGVELGKQLAKKILPELEDERPVNSHDASTNGLINAYKHMMG
- a CDS encoding 6-phosphofructokinase, producing the protein MSDRMRIAINTGGGDAPGLNAVIEAVVLSAYNKNWEVYGIKQGYHGLLDTEDIIRLDPNKVRNISNLGGTILGTTNKGNPFEMPVENIAGEVEKRDLSDRVVQNFHRLGLDCLIAVGGDGSLKIAHDFHKKGIPVIGVPKTIDNDLSGTVVTFGFDTAVSIATEAIDRLHSTAKSHDRVLVVEVMGRNAGWIALNSGVSGGAKVILIPEIPFDMDLVCEKIMEGEVMGERYAIVVVAEGAVPLGGRIVHKGSGEAGRQEVVLGGIGEVVAQSIAAKTGKDTRSLVLGHLQRGGSPTTFDRLLALRFGAMAIRLVEEGKFGHMVALAPPNVSSVPLEDAIGTSKQVPMDSDTLRTAKDIGISFGAPE